A part of Xenopus tropicalis strain Nigerian chromosome 4, UCB_Xtro_10.0, whole genome shotgun sequence genomic DNA contains:
- the rasgrp2 gene encoding RAS guanyl-releasing protein 2, with amino-acid sequence MDSSGFDKGLTIDEIVAKCIQSFDKDGKLSDPELVQMFLMMHPWYIPSGDLAKKLFALSESGDNIERERICQLVRFWISEFPAEFDLNPELGEQIRDLKRALENKGNRRESNLIDIESVPSYGWKRQVTQRGPSGGRVRKTSLLFDHLDPAELAEHLTHLEFHSFSKILFQDYHSFVLHGCTVGNPVLERFIALFNGVSQWIQLMVLSKHTPQQRAAVIKQFVQVAERLLQLQNFNTLMSVVGGLSHSSISRLKDTQSHISAETTKVFDSLLELLTSSDNYARYRRRFATCEGFRFPALGVHLKDLMALHVALPDWADKAKTIINISKMRQVYKVVHELTEAQRLEPPVKANPDLLNLLTVSLDQYRSEEEIYQLSLQREPRARSAQTNAKSPPSPSPPLEEWASLKAKPDQALLCQHIEKMVESVFRLFDEDGDGHISQEEFQSVRSNFPYLCAFNEIDQNQDGKISKQEMTSYFLRASSVLDCKMGFIHNFAERTFLRPVSCQHCGNLILGIYKKGLKCRACGITCHKHCKDHLSIECKKRSKSVSERGESLEKGRHFSFTLPRSFRRSTLYPDLREEEPHLEDDGVFDDRL; translated from the exons ATGGATTCATCTGGTTTTGATAAGGGCCTCACCATTGATGAAATAGTGGCGAAATGCATCCAGAGCTTTG ATAAGGATGGAAAGCTATCAGATCCTGAATTGGTCCAGATGTTTTTGATGATGCATCCATGGTATATACCATCTGGCGACCTTGCTAAAAAACTCTTTGCTCT ATCTGAATCTGGTGATAATATTGAACGGGAGAGGATCTGTCAACTTGTGAG ATTCTGGATATCTGAGTTTCCTGCAGAGTTTGATCTCAACCCAGAACTTGGGGAGCAAATCCGAGACCTAAAGAGAGCACTGGAGAACAAAGGAAACAGAAGAGAGAGTAACCTAATAGACATCGAGAGTGT CCCATCCTATGGATGGAAGCGACAGGTGACACAACGGGGCCCAAGTGGCGGCAGAGTTCGAAAGACATCCTTGTTGTTTGACCACCTAGATCCAGCTGAACTAGCTGAACATTTAACACACTTGGAATTTCACTCATTCTCAAAGATTCTG TTTCAAGACTACCACAGCTTTGTTCTTCATGGCTGTACAGTTGGAAACCCTGTTTTGGAGAGGTTCATAGCCCTGTTCAATGGGGTGTCTCAGTGGATCCAGCTCATGGTgcttagtaaacatacccctcAACAGAGAGCAGCTGTGATTAAACAGTTTGTACAGGTGGCAGAG AGGCTGCTCCAGCTGCAGAATTTTAACACTCTAATGTCTGTGGTGGGTGGTCTTAGCCACAGTTCCATTTCACGACTTAAGGACACTCAATCTCACATTAGCGCAGAAACTACCAAG GTGTTTGATTCCCTCTTGGAGCTCCTTACCTCTTCAGATAACTATGCAAGATACAGGCGCAGATTTGCAACGTGTGAAGGTTTCCGTTTCCCTGCATTGGGAGTTCATCTGAAGGACCTCATGGCACTCCACGTGGCACTGCCTGATTGGGCAGACAAAGCAAAAACCATCATTAACATCTCCAAGATGCGCCAAGTCTACAAAGTTGTTCATGAGCTCACTGAAGCACAGAGATTGGAACCTCCAGTTAAAGCCAACCCTGATTTGCTAAACTTGTTGACG GTTTCTCTTGACCAGTATCGCTCAGAGGAAGAAATCTATCAGCTGTCTCTTCAGAGAGAACCTCGGGCCCGATCTGCG CAAACGAATGCAAAATCTCCACCATCTCCATCACCTCCTTTAGAAGAATGGGCATCCCTCAAAGCTAAACCAGATCAAGCTCTGTTGTGCCAACACATCGAGAAAATGGTGGAG TCCGTGTTCAGACTGTTTGATGAAGATGGTGATGGTCACATATCTCAGGAAGAATTCCAAAGTGTCCGTAGCAATTTTCCTTATCTATGCGCCTTTAACGAAATAGACCAGAATCA GGATGGGAAGATCAGTAAACAGGAGATGACCTCATATTTTCTGCGTGCTAGCTCAGTGCTCGATTGTAAAATGggatttatccacaattttgcaGAGAGGACATTCCTGCGACCTGTGTCATGTCAGCATTGCGGAAATCTG ATACTTGGAATCTATAAGAAGGGACTTAAATGTAGAG CCTGTGGGATCACTTGCCACAAGCATTGCAAAGATCATCTTTCTATAGAGTGCAAGAAGAGATCCAAAAGTGTGAGTGAGAGGGGTGAGTCACTGGAGAAGGGCCGCCACTTCTCTTTCACACTTCCGAGGTCATTTCGAAGATCAACATTGTATCCAG ACTTGAGAGAGGAAGAGCCACATCTGGAGGACGATGGTGTCTTTGACGACCGCTTGTAG